The Fusobacterium sp. DD2 genome segment ACCTACTCTTTTTATTTAATCTTTTAATATTTTTTCAAGTTCAGCTTCAAGTTTTTTAAGTGCATTTGCTCTGTGGCTGATCTTGTTTTTTACTTCAGGCATCTCAGCAAGTGTCTTTCCATACTCTTTTACGTAGAAATATGGATCATACCCAAATCCTGCACTTCCTCTAGCTTCTGTAAGAAGTTCTCCCTCTACTTCACCTCTAAATGAATATGCTCTTCCATCAGGTTTTCCTAAAGTTACTACACTTACGAATTTACATTTTCTATTTGTCTTTCCTGCCATCTCTTTCATAAGTTTCGCATTATTAGCTGCATCTGTTCCCTCTGGTGAAAATCTGGCAGAATAAACTCCAGGTGCACCATTTAATGCCTCTACACAAAGTCCAGAATCATCAGCAATAGTAATCATATTTGTAAATTTTGCTATTTCCAGTGCTTTTTTAGCAGAGTTTTCTTCAAAAGTCTTACCATCTTCAATTACTTCAAGTATTTCAATACCATCTTTTATTGAGTATATTTCAACATTTGGGACTTCTGAAAAAATTGCCTTAATCTCATCTACTTTATGTTTATTTCCAGTAGCTAAAAATATCTTCATTTTACTCACCTATAGTTTTATTTTGAATTTCAATAATCTCTTTAATTCCAACCTCTGCAAGATCTATTAATTCATTAAGTTGGGCTCTTGTATAAGTTGCCTCTTCTCCTGTACCTTGTACCTCTACAAATTCACCTTTGCTGTTCATTATGATATTCATATCAACTTCAGCCATTGAATCTTCTGAGTATTTAAGGTCCAACATAGGAGTTTGATTTACAATACCTACACTTATAGCTGCAACATTTGATTTTATAGGGTTTTCTTTTAATACTCCATCTTTCATAAGCTTTTTCATAGCAAGTGCAAGAGCTATAAATCCACCTGATATTGATGTAGTTCTTGTTCCTCCATCAGCCTGAATTACATCACAGTCAATTGTAACTGTTCTCTCTCCAAGTTTATCAAGGTCAATAGCAGCTCTTAGAGATCTACCTATAAGTCTTTGGATCTCCATTGTTCTTCCACTTAATTTACCTTTTGCTGATTCTCTTTGATTTCTTTCACCAGTAGCTCTAGGAAGCATTGAGTACTCAGCAGTAAGCCATCCTTTACCCTGATTTTTTAGAAATGGAGGTACCTTTTCACTTACACTGGCTGTGCATATTACTCTTGTATTTCCAAATTCCATTAAAACTGATCCTTCAGCATAGATATTAAAATCCTTTGTCACCTTTATATTTCTAAGCTGATTGACATTACGTCCATCTTCTCTAAGTTTCAAAGTTCTCATATCCTCTTCAATTATCATCTCTTTAACTTCCATAAACATCTCCTAAACAAATTCTTCTTCTTTTTTTATTTTTAAATTTACTTTCTTACCTAACTGAACATCATAAAGTCTTCTATATATTCCATTTTTATCTAAAAGCTCCTGATGTTTTCCTATCTCTTTTATCTCTCCATTTTCCATTACAACTATCTTATCAGCATTTATTATTGTTGAAAGTCTATGTGCTATTACAAAAGTTGTTCTATTTATCATAAGTTTATCCAGTGCATCCTGTACAAGTCTTTCAGATTGTGTATCAAGTGCTGATGTAGCCTCGTCTAATATCAAAATCTGAGGGTTTTGAATAAGTGCCCTAGCTATAGCTATCCTTTGCTTTTGTCCTCCAGATAGAAGGGTTCCACGCTCTCCTACCTCTGTTTCAAATTTTTCAGGAAGTTCATTTATAAACTCAAAGGCATTAGCCATCTTAGCTGCATTTTCTATCTCTTCTCTAGTTACATCACTTTTTCCAAAAGCAATATTTTCTGCTATTGTTCCAGAAAATAGGAAACTTTCCTGTGGTACTACTGCAATACGATCTCTATATTTTTTTAGTGAAATATTCTTAATATTTTTACCATTGATCAGAAGCTCACCTTTTTGTGCCTCATAAAATCTTGGGATAAGATTAACTATTGTTGTCTTTCCGCTTCCACTTTTACCAACAAAGGCAACTACTTCTCCAGCTTTAACATCAAGATTTATATCTTTTAAAGCATAATTTTCGTCATCATTGTATGAAAAATAAAGATTTTTAAATTTCATATCATGTATCTCATTTTCCAATTGAGCCTCTGTTCCGTAAAAATCATTTTCCATTGGAATATCAAGTATTTCAAGAACCCTGTCTGCTGATGGAACTGATTCCTGAAGGTCATTATTTTTAGCTATAAGTCTTTTTAATGGCTGACTCATAAGTCCCAAAGCAGTAACAAATGAAATCAGATCTCCTGCTGACATTGTCTGAGCAACAATTATCTGATATCCTCCATAAGATGCTACTAAAATTACCATAAGTGTTGTGATAAGCTCATTTATAGGTGATACTTTAGCTTTTATCTTCTTACTTCTATATGCTTTATTAAATTCATCCTGAGTAATAGTTTTAAACTTATCTATTATCATATTACTGTTGTTAAAAGCTTTTATTACAAATATTCCAGATAAACTTTCCTGAATATATGCAGTCACCTGTCCTGAAGTATCCTGTCTTACTCTTCCTGATTTTCTAATCTTTCTTGTATATTTTCTCACAGTTCCTATTACAAGAGGCATTACAGTAAGAGATAAAAGTGCTAAGATCAGATCTACCTGAAACATTCTAAAAAGTAACGCTATAACAGTAATTCCCTCTTTTAACATCTCAAATAATATAAATCCAATTTTTCCAAGCATTGCAGAGTCTCCAGAGAGTCTTGCCATTATATCTCCAAGTTTATGCTTTCTGAAATATGATATGGGAAGCTTCTGCAGATGATCAAATACATCTACCTTTATCTCCCTGTTAATTGTCTCAGTTATAAAATCTGAAGTAATATCTGAATAGTAACCTGCTGTAACTTTGATAACTGTAGCTACAAATA includes the following:
- a CDS encoding ABC transporter ATP-binding protein, translated to MRYSLRYKWTMLGVIVLSLLTSGASAVPAWLSKYLIDDVLVNRDMRMMVIVVGAIFVATVIKVTAGYYSDITSDFITETINREIKVDVFDHLQKLPISYFRKHKLGDIMARLSGDSAMLGKIGFILFEMLKEGITVIALLFRMFQVDLILALLSLTVMPLVIGTVRKYTRKIRKSGRVRQDTSGQVTAYIQESLSGIFVIKAFNNSNMIIDKFKTITQDEFNKAYRSKKIKAKVSPINELITTLMVILVASYGGYQIIVAQTMSAGDLISFVTALGLMSQPLKRLIAKNNDLQESVPSADRVLEILDIPMENDFYGTEAQLENEIHDMKFKNLYFSYNDDENYALKDINLDVKAGEVVAFVGKSGSGKTTIVNLIPRFYEAQKGELLINGKNIKNISLKKYRDRIAVVPQESFLFSGTIAENIAFGKSDVTREEIENAAKMANAFEFINELPEKFETEVGERGTLLSGGQKQRIAIARALIQNPQILILDEATSALDTQSERLVQDALDKLMINRTTFVIAHRLSTIINADKIVVMENGEIKEIGKHQELLDKNGIYRRLYDVQLGKKVNLKIKKEEEFV
- a CDS encoding XTP/dITP diphosphatase gives rise to the protein MKIFLATGNKHKVDEIKAIFSEVPNVEIYSIKDGIEILEVIEDGKTFEENSAKKALEIAKFTNMITIADDSGLCVEALNGAPGVYSARFSPEGTDAANNAKLMKEMAGKTNRKCKFVSVVTLGKPDGRAYSFRGEVEGELLTEARGSAGFGYDPYFYVKEYGKTLAEMPEVKNKISHRANALKKLEAELEKILKD
- the rph gene encoding ribonuclease PH is translated as MEVKEMIIEEDMRTLKLREDGRNVNQLRNIKVTKDFNIYAEGSVLMEFGNTRVICTASVSEKVPPFLKNQGKGWLTAEYSMLPRATGERNQRESAKGKLSGRTMEIQRLIGRSLRAAIDLDKLGERTVTIDCDVIQADGGTRTTSISGGFIALALAMKKLMKDGVLKENPIKSNVAAISVGIVNQTPMLDLKYSEDSMAEVDMNIIMNSKGEFVEVQGTGEEATYTRAQLNELIDLAEVGIKEIIEIQNKTIGE